In Uranotaenia lowii strain MFRU-FL chromosome 2, ASM2978415v1, whole genome shotgun sequence, one genomic interval encodes:
- the LOC129748317 gene encoding intraflagellar transport protein 52 homolog — protein MNNINVVFNVSKNEMFKLPDNYKTLHRKLKVNYRVENNKNEITPDVLKGVTVFVLAGPQEKFTETEFQYLKDYITEGGRLLLLLGEGGEISFNTNVNFLLEEFGMTINSDCVVRPQYYKYFHPKESLISGGIASDAMNNSLLEYSKSILTAFDFMDDKYKVEFVYPFGATMNVVHPSTVLLTTGPVVYPFNRPLAGYFQNETNGKIVAIGSGHMFQDKYISNEINMAIWDSLFSLILEDNVRFKSSDFNDLEINDYAIIPDTIYLADQPKSCLMDSLDYDIPADFKKLFDMSLYSINNDLLRDVIGTYKKLDVQYEPLKIIKPQFEIPLPPLQLAVFQPIFSDLAAPPLELFDLDEAFSSEKAQITQLTNKCLAPALENLRKETQGSTGTSAGSVDEKELGYFIQECGRILKVCQDDQRMTAKEVLNVISVKIAHYKKLDKD, from the exons ATGAACAACATCAACGTAGTGTTTAACGTGtccaaaaatgaaatgtttaagCTACCAGACAATTACAAAACTCTGCATCGGAAACTCAAAGTAAACTATCGCGTTGAAAA caacaaaaatgaaattacaCCGGATGTGCTGAAAGGCGTAACAGTATTTGTTCTAGCCGGCCCGCAGGAAAAGTTTACCGAAACGGAGTTTCAATACCTGAAG gATTACATCACGGAGGGAGGTCGtctattgttgttgttgggtgAAGGTGGCGAAATTAGCTTCAATACGAATGTAAACTTTCTTCTAGAAGAATTCGGAATGACTATCAATAGTG ATTGCGTCGTCCGGCCCCAgtattacaaatattttcatccCAAAGAATCGCTCATTAGTGGTGGCATTGCCAGTGACGCCATGAACAACAGTCTGTTGGAGTACAGCAAAAGCATCCTGACGGCGTTTGATTTTATGGACGACAAGTACAAAGTGGAGTTCGTTTATCCCTTTGGGGCCACGATGAATGTGGTTCATCCCTCGACAGTGCTGCTTACTACAGGACCAGTTGTCTATCCTTTCAATCGCCCATTAGCCGGGTACTTTCAAAACGAAACCAACGGCAAAATAGTCGCTATCGGCTCTGGGCACATGTTTCAGGATAAATATATTTCCAACGAAATTAACATGGCCATATGGGACAGCTTGTTCAGTTTGATACTTGAAGACAATGTTCGATTTAAGTCGTCGGATTTCAACGACTTAGAG ATTAATGATTATGCGATCATCCCGGACACAATCTACCTGGCAGACCAACCAAAATCGTGTTTGATGGACTCATTGGATTATGATATACCGGCAGATTTTAAGAAACTGTTCGACATGTCTCTGTACTCTATCAACAACGACCTTCTGAGAGACGTCATTGGTACCTACAAGAAGTTAGACGTACAGTATGAGCCCCTAAAGATCATCAAACCCCAGTTCGAGATCCCATTGCCTCCGTTGCAACTTGCG GTGTTCCAACCGATCTTTAGTGATCTGGCAGCGCCTCCACTTGAACTATTTGATCTAGATGAAGCGTTCAGTTCAGAAAAGGCCCAGATCACTCAGCTTACCAACAAGTGTTTGGCACCAGCTTTGGAAAACCTACGCAAAGAAACACAAGGAAGTACTGGCACATCGGCAGGTTCGGTGGATGAAAAGGAGCTAGGCTATTTCATTCAGGAATGTGGCCGGATTCTGAAAGTGTGCCAGGACGACCAACGGATGACGGCGAAGGAGGTTCTGAATGTCATCAGCGTGAAAATAGCCCATTACAAGAAACTTGACAAAGATTGA
- the LOC129742280 gene encoding uncharacterized protein LOC129742280 has product MPTVKAVKDPKNPSLKYLTVKLKEIQLSFADVWEFVETFQEDATYAQVSVRLTAVDDLWEKFSEVLIDIKSHEDFVSDVEVYERERKEFSDRYYYAKSFLMDKAKGRSECTELNQSIHVNDHSNSGGFDHVRLPQIKLQSFNGNIDEWLGFRDLFISLIHNKQDLPEVEKFHYLKGCLQGEPKSLIDPLQITRANYIVAWDMLLKRYNNSKQLKKRQVQSLFKLPSLTKESVCELLQLLEGFERIVNTLDQVLEPTDYKDLLLVNYLVSLLDPITRRSWEEESASKEQDVLADLTGFLHRTSHMARECQSKFSCRNCGGRHHTLVCFKGKAGENPESSRSGETNGTSKSDQLRGESSFRVSNPASSTCLSSGVEHMANGRVLLATAVVLLEDELEYPARALLDSGSESNFISERLSQRLTMSRKRVDVAILGIGQTSTRVKQKVQAVVRSRVNSYCKEMEFLVLPRVTVDLPTATVSTDEWSFPDGIELADPAFFESKVVDLVLGIESFFDFFETGKRISIGDQLPTLTESVFGWVVSGGLSQCTSTRIACNVSSTESLETLVARFWACEELGSENLYSREERHCEEIFQKTVQRDSNGRYTVSLPRNEEVFPKLGDSKEIALRRLGATERPVIQDDLRAIILRCRMCQIMVVADVEKMFRQINIIREDRPLQSILWRRSPSEPVKTFELKTVTYGTKPAPFLATRTLKQLALDEGERFPLASKVFSEDTYMDDVVSGAEDANAALELRVQLDKAARAGGFRLRKFASNCLEVLQGLPQESVAIKEASDGSDIDPSMKVLGLTWLPKSDVFMYHFNIPEIPKSTVLTKRKVLSVIATLFDPLGLLGAAITTAKIFMQQLWTLRNNDDQRLDWDQPLPPTVGEDWLKYYEQLGTLNEIRIERCNIIPGAIHKEIHCFSDASEKAYGGCVYLKSINSDGEVKICLLSAKSRVAPLASQSIPRLELCGALLTAELFSFVKDSMKFDCPVYFWTDSTCVWRWLQAVPSTWTTYVANRVAKIQQLTEGFEWRHVPGVDNPSDLISRGIPPAEIGQNRLWWEGPCWLTLDKENWPELPTNHLAEIGDEERRRTTVTALATNNSEHESDFNRWYFSLYSDYTKMVRGTAYLLRLKKLLKSKRQVKFQAFLQSAEMEEAERALVRWFNPKIFSDGLLRIGGRLSNSSESETAKHPIVLPARHNFTRLILEHFHRRLLHAGPQLLLATVRLKFWPLGGRSVARQIVQQCHTCFRARPTPIQQFMSELPASRVTVSRAFASTGVDYFGPVYIRPAPRRPVAKAYVAVFVCMSTKAVHLELVSDLSTERFIQALRRFVGRRGKCSEIFSDNGTNFVGARNQMVELFRLLKCQTHRERMFKECGSEGIRWHFNPPSAPHFGGLWEAAVRSAKKHILRVIGETPVSTEDFATLLVQVEACLNSRPITPLSNDPNDLEPLTPGHFIIGESLQSMPDENYLKISDNRLNQVQLMQKNLQLIWKRWRREYLCQLQARTKRWKPSVSVDLGRLVIIKDENVSPCRWKMGRIVELHPGQDGVVRVVTLKTESGLKKRPVEKLCLLPMPDSNENSNQSSEVEVENN; this is encoded by the exons ATGCCCACAGTCAAGGCTGTTAAGGATCCGAAGAATCCATCGTTAAAATACTTAACTGTGAAGTTGAAGGAAATTCAGTTGTCTTTTGCTGATGTTTGGGAGTTTGTGGAAACTTTCCAGGAAGATGCAACTTATGCACAGGTTTCGGTGAGATTGACAGCGGTGGATGATTTGTGGGAGAAATTTAGTGAAGTTCTTATTGATATCAAATCACACGAAGATTTCGTATCTGATGTTGAAGTTTATGAAAGAGAACGGAAGGAGTTCAGTGATCGCTACTATTACGCTAAATCATTCTTGATGGATAAGGCGAAGGGCCGTTCAGAATGTACAGAGCTTAATCAATCCATTCATGTTAATGATCATAGTAATTCTGGTGGTTTTGATCATGTTCGGCTTCCTCAAATTAAGCTGCAGTCGTTTAATGGTAACATAGATGAATGGCTCGGGTTTCGTGATCTGTTTATTTCGCTCATCCATAACAAGCAGGATTTGCCGGAGGTGGAGAAATTCCACTATTTGAAGGGATGTCTTCAGGGTGAACCGAAATCATTAATTGATCCTCTTCAAATAACAAGGGCTAATTACATCGTTGCATGGGATATGCTGTTAAAGCGTTACAATAACAGCAAGCAATTAAAAAAGCGACAAGTTCAATCGCTGTTTAAGTTACCTTCGTTGACAAAGGAGTCGGTATGTGAATTGCTTCAGTTATTGGAAGGGTTTGAGCGAATCGTTAACACGTTAGATCAGGTGTTAGAACCTACTGATTACAAGGATCTGTTGCTTGTGAATTATCTTGTTTCTCTTTTGGATCCGATCACGCGAAGAAGTTGGGAGGAGGAATCAGCTTCAAAGGAACAAGATGTATTGGCTGATTTGACTGGTTTTCTTCATCG AACTTCCCATATGGCTCGGGAATGTCAGTCTAAGTTTTCGTGTCGAAATTGCGGAGGACGCCATCACACACTGGTGTGTTTTAAGGGCAAGGCAGGAGAAAATCCGGAATCGTCGAGGTCAGGCGAAACCAATGGCACTTCTAAGAGTGATCAATTGCGAGGAGAGTCATCATTTCGGGTTTCTAACCCAGCTTCATCAACATGCTTATCATCGGGTGTTGAACACATGGCTAACGGTCGGGTTCTCTTAGCAACTGCGGTGGTCCTCTTGGAAGATGAATTGGAGTATCCAGCTCGAGCGCTGCTTGATTCGGGGTCAGAAAGCAATTTCATATCGGAACGATTGAGTCAGCGTTTGACGATGAGTCGGAAAAGGGTAGATGTTGCGATACTTGGAATTGGTCAGACATCTACAAGAGTTAAGCAAAAGGTTCAAGCGGTGGTGCGCTCGAGAGTGAACAGCTACTGTAAAGAAATGGAATTCCTAGTCCTACCCAGAGTAACTGTTGATCTTCCCACTGCTACGGTATCAACGGATGAATGGTCATTCCCAGATGGAATTGAATTGGCGGATCCAGCATTTTTCGAGTCGAAGGTGGTGGATTTAGTGTTGGGAATTGAATCGTTTTTCGACTTCTTCGAAACGGGAAAGCGGATTTCCATCGGTGATCAATTACCAACACTTACGGAGTCAGTTTTTGGTTGGGTCGTTTCTGGAGGTTTATCGCAATGTACATCAACACGGATTGCTTGCAATGTTTCATCAACAGAGTCTCTTGAAACTCTTGTCGCTCGGTTTTGGGCTTGTGAGGAGCTGGGTTCGGAAAACCTATACTCACGGGAGGAAAGGCATTGCgaggaaattttccagaaaacggTACAGAGAGACAGTAATGGAAGGTACACGGTCTCTCTTCCTAGGAATGAGGAGGTTTTTCCTAAATTGGGCGACTCAAAGGAAATAGCACTACGGCGTCTGGGTGCAACTGAGC GTCCAGTAATCCAGGACGATCTTCGGGCAATTATACTCCGCTGTCGAATGTGTCAGATTATGGTCGTCGCAGATGTTGAGAAAATGTTTCGCCAAATCAACATAATAAGAGAAGATCGTCCACTACAGTCAATTTTATGGAGAAGGTCCCCATCGGAGCCAGTCAAGACGTTTGAGCTGAAGACGGTAACATACGGCACCAAACCTGCtccgtttttggcaacacgcacCTTGAAGCAGTTAGCATTGGATGAAGGGGAGAGGTTTCCCTTGGCATCAAAGGTATTTTCGGAAGATACGTACATGGACGATGTAGTATCAGGTGCAGAAGATGCAAATGCAGCCCTCGAACTGCGAGTTCAGTTGGATAAAGCTGCAAGAGCTGGAGGGTTTCGGTTGCGAAAATTCGCATCAAATTGTTTAGAGGTCCTGCAAGGACTACCACAAGAGAGTGTAGCCATTAAAGAAGCTTCAGACGGGTCGGACATAGATCCCTCGATGAAGGTCCTTGGACTCACTTGGTTGCCGAAATCTGATGTCTTCATGTATCATTTTAACATTCCCGAAATTCCAAAATCCACGGTTCTAACTAAACGGAAGGTGCTGTCGGTAATTGCAACGCTCTTCGACCCGTTGGGACTCCTAGGTGCTGCAATAACAACTGCAAAAATATTCATGCAGCAGTTGTGGACCTTGCGGAATAATGATGACCAAAGATTGGACTGGGATCAGCCATTACCTCCAACGGTGGGTGAGGATTGGCTGAAGTACTACGAACAACTAGGTACACTAAACGAAATTCGTATTGAACGGTGCAACATTATCCCAGGAGCCATTCACAAGGAGATTCACTGTTTTTCAGATGCTTCGGAGAAAGCATATGGTGGTTGCGTTTACCTTAAAAGCATTAACTCTGATGGAGaggttaaaatttgtttgttgtcGGCAAAATCGAGGGTAGCTCCGCTTGCAAGTCAATCGATTCCCCGCCTAGAGTTGTGTGGTGCTCTGCTAACGGCTGAACTATTCAGTTTCGTAAAGGATTCTATGAAATTTGATTGCCCAGTTTACTTTTGGACAGATTCAACATGCGTGTGGCGATGGTTACAGGCTGTTCCATCTACTTGGACTACCTATGTGGCAAATCGAGTTGCCAAAATACAACAACTCACGGAAGGGTTTGAATGGAGGCATGTCCCAGGCGTTGACAATCCATCAGATCTTATTTCTCGGGGTATTCCACCGGCAGAGATTGGTCAAAATCGTCTGTGGTGGGAAGGTCCTTGTTGGTTGACGCTAGACAAGGAAAACTGGCCAGAACTACCGACTAACCACTTGGCGGAAATTGGTGATGAAGAAAGGCGTCGAACTACAGTCACAGCATTAGCAACAAACAATTCAGAGCATGAGTCGGATTTCAATCGTTGGTATTTTAGTTTGTATTCCGATTACACTAAAATGGTCAGAGGTACAGCTTATTTGTTGAGGTTGAAAAAGCTGTTAAAATCCAAACGTCAAGTCAAATTCCAAGCTTTTCTACAGTCAGCTGAGATGGAAGAAGCAGAAAGAGCTTTAGTCAG ATGGTTCAATCCCAAAATATTCTCCGATGGTTTGTTGAGAATTGGTGGTAGATTGAGCAATTCGTCCGAATCAGAAACTGCAAAACACCCGATTGTCTTGCCAGCTCGTCACAACTTTACCCGGCTAATATTAGAGCACTTCCATCGTCGATTATTACACGCTGGTCCTCAGCTGCTTTTAGCAACGGTTAGATTGAAATTTTGGCCCTTGGGTGGCAGGAGCGTGGCTCGTCAGATTGTACAGCAATGTCACACCTGTTTCAGGGCTCGTCCCACGCCGATTCAACAGTTTATGTCAGAACTACCAGCTTCACGCGTGACGGTTTCGCGGGCATTCGCTAGTACAGGAGTGGACTATTTCGGTCCGGTATACATTCGCCCGGCTCCCAGACGCCCAGTGGCTAAGGCATACGTCGCTGTTTTTGTATGCATGTCTACTAAAGCAGTGCATCTCGAGCTGGTATCAGACCTATCTACAGAACGGTTCATACAGGCCTTGCGTAGATTTGTTGGAAGAAGAGGAAAGTGCTCAGAGATATTTTCGGACAACGGTACGAACTTTGTGGGCGCTAGGAACCAAATGGTTGAATTGTTTCGTCTGTTGAAGTGTCAGACCCATCGGGAACGAATGTTCAAGGAATGTGGCAGCGAAGGAATTAGGTGGCATTTCAATCCTCCCAGCGCTCCACATTTTGGCGGTTTGTGGGAGGCAGCGGTGCGTTCCGCAAAAAAGCACATTCTAAGGGTAATCGGCGAAACCCCTGTCAGCACAGAAGATTTCGCGACGCTTCTGGTTCAGGTCGAAGCGTGTTTAAATTCGCGGCCCATTACACCACTTTCGAACGATCCAAATGATTTGGAACCGTTGACACCCGGTCATTTTATTATTGGAGAATCCCTACAGTCCATGCCAGatgaaaactatttgaaaatatCAGATAACCGGCTTAATCAAGTTCAGTTGATgcagaaaaatttgcaattaatATGGAAACGGTGGCGCAGAGAATATCTGTGCCAACTACAAGCCAGAACAAAACGGTGGAAACCTTCAGTGTCGGTTGACCTGGGTCGTTTGGTTATCATTAAGGATGAAAATGTTTCCCCATGTCGATGGAAAATGGGTAGAATTGTAGAGCTACATCCAGGACAAGATGGTGTGGTTCGAGTAGTCACATTAAAAACGGAATCAGGGCTGAAAAAGCGCCCTGTTGAGAAATTGTGTTTATTACCTATGCCAGAttcgaatgaaaattcaaatcagaGTTCTGAAGTTGAGGTGGAGAATAATTGA